One Ranitomeya imitator isolate aRanImi1 chromosome 4, aRanImi1.pri, whole genome shotgun sequence genomic window, ggtttccactgtttaggcacatcaggggctctccaaacgcgacatggcgtccgatctcaattcctgcattgaaaaaataaaacagcgctccttcccatccgagctctcccatgcgcccaaacaggggtttactccaacatatgggctatcagtgtactcaggacaaattggacaacaacttttggggtccaatttctcctgttacccttgggaaaataaacatttggggggctaaaaaatcatttttgtgggaaaaaaaatattttttattttcacggctctgcgttataatctgtagtgaaacacttgggggtttaaagttctcacaacacatctagataagttccttgggggggtctagtttccaaaatggggtcagttgtggggggtttccactgtttaggtgcattcggggctctgcaaacgcaacgtgacgcctgcagaccaatccatctaagtctgcattccaaacggcgctccttcctttctgagctctgccatgcgcccaaacagtagttttctcccacatacggggtatcagcgtactcaggacaaattgaacaacaacttttggggtccaatttattctgttacccttaggaaaataaaacaaattggatctgaactaaaaatttttgtgaaaaaaagttaaatgttccattttttttttaaacatttcaaaaattcctgtgaagcacctgaagggttaataaacttcttgaatgtggttttgagcaccttgaggggtgtagtttttagaatggtgtcacacttgggtattttctatcatatagacccctcaaaatgacttcaaatgtgaggtggtgcctaaaaaaaaaaaatggtgtgaaaatgagaaatcgctggtcaacttttaacccttataactccctaacaaaaaaatgtttccaaaattgtgctgatgtaaagtagacatgtgggaaatgttacttattaccggtaactattttgtgtgatatgactctgatttaggggcataaaaagtaaaagtttgaaaattgtgaaattttcaccaaatttctgttttttcacaaaaaaactataacctcataaagggaccgtggtcaggaaggtgaaaactggctgtggggtgaaggggttaatggtgctatataaataaataataataatattattacccTCCAGATATCGCACCCTGTCTTATTATTACCCTGCTAATCACACCCCGTCTTATTACTCTCCTGTTATTAGACCCTGTATTATCACCCTCTTTATATCGCACCCTGTATTATCACCCTCTTTATATCGCACCCTGTATTATCACCCTCTTTATATCGCACCCTGTATTATCACCCTCTTTATATCGCACCCTGTATTATCACCCTCTTTATATCGCACCCTGTATTATCACCCTCTTTATATCGCACCCTGTATTATCACCCTCTTTATATCGCACCCTGTATTATCACCCTCTTTATATCGCACCCTGTATTATCACCCTCTTTATATCGCACCCTGTATTATCACCCTCTTTATATCGCACCCTGTATTATCACCCTCTTTATATCGCACCCTGTATTATCACCCTCTTTATATCGCACCCTGTATGGATCGAGGCAGCGAGCGGTCACTAGTCGGCTTCTGACCCAGAGGATGTAGATCGCGTGCATCACTCCGAAGCCGGTGAATCGTCACAGCGCTGGTGGGATTGATAGGTCTCTGTCTCCAAAGGGGTCTTGCCCCTCTGTCACGACGGGTCTCCGCACCACAACCTCTGTCGCGACGGGTCTCCGCACCACAACCTCTGTCGCGACGGGTCTCCGCACCACAACCTCTGTCGCGACGGGTCTCCGCACCACAACCTCTGTCGCGACGGGTCTCCGCACCACAACCTCTGTCGCGACGGGTCTCCGCACCACAACCTCTGTCGCGACGGGTCTCCGCACCACAACCTCTGTCGCGACGGGTCTCCGCACCACAACCTCTGTCGCGACGGGTCTCCGCACCACAACCTCTGTCGCGACGGGTCTCCGCACCACAACCTCTGTCGCGACGGGTCTCCGCACCACAACCTCTGTCGCGACGGGTCTCCGCACCACAACCTCTGTCACGACGGGTCTCCGCTTCACCCCCCCCTTACTTTTGTCCCTTTCCTCATCCTCTATTACAGGAGACTATGGAGAAGCGGCCGCTGCGTCTCCTCGGATCCCTCCTGTTCCTGCTCTGCTGCGCCGGAGCGTCCGAGGGCAATATCTATGCGGTAAGACAGGTATATACCGTATATTATATGGGGCAGAATCCGGGAGAGGAGACCTGCACTGTGCACGGCCATCATGAGCATTAGTACTGAGGGTCCGTGCGGCCGGTACATTATACTATTATTACAGCTCTGGCCGGTACATTATACTGTTATTACAGCTCTGGCCGGTACATTATACTGTTATTACAGCTCTGGCCGGTGTACATGGGGGGCCGGTACATTATACTGTTATTACAGCTCTGGCCGGTACATTATACTGTTATTACAGCTGCTTCTCCTTCCAGTACTCGGATAAGAACAGGACGGAGCTGGAGGAGTTTCCGGACCTCCCTGCACAGTTCGGATTTCCGCTGCCTCTCGATGGACTGAGGGTGAGTGGGGACCGGGGGGATACGTAGAAGGCCGGGGACCCCAGATAGGAACATAATCCCAGGACTGTGGGTATAATAAGTTTCTCCATGTAACAGGGTTATATCATCCACGCCGTCCCAGAGAACGCCTGCACCCCCATCACCCCCCCGCCGCTGAGGGACAACCGCACCATATTCATCGCCCTCATACGGAGGTTCGAATGCAACTTTGATGTTAAGGTATTCAAAATAAATAAGCCccaccccctgcagggtgatagtgAGGGAGCTGTGACCCCGCCTCCTGTAGGGTGACACCTTGTGTATTCTCGCCCAGGTCCTGCACGCTCAGCGGTCGGGTTATGATGCTGCTATAGTTTATAATGTAGATTCGGACGCCTTGCTGAATATGGCCTGGAATGACGGTGAGTGGCCCACCATTCTCTATAGTTCCTGCAAGTCTGTGCTCCCCTCGCCCACTCCTCCCAGTGCTGCTCCCCTCGCCCGCTGCTCCCAGTGCTGCTCCCCTCGCCCGCTGCTCCCAGTGCTGCTCCCCTCGCCCGCTGCTCCCAGTGCTGCTCCTCGCGCCCACTCCTCCCAGTGCTGCTCCCCTCACCCGCTGCTCCCAGTGCTGCTCCTCGCGCCCACTCCTCCCAGTGCTGCTCCCCTCGCCTGCTGCTCCCCTCGCCCGCTGCTCCCAGTGCTGTTCCTCGCGCCCACTCCTCCTAGTGCTGCTCCCCTCGCCCACTCCTACCAGTGCTGCTCCTCTCGCCCACTCCTCCCAGTGCTGCTCCTCTCGCCCCTGAGGTGCTCTCCTTCACTCTCACAGCTCCTCGTGCCCCCGTCACCGCTCTCCTTTACTGTCACAGCTCCTCGCACCCCCGTCACCGCTCTCTCCTTCACTGTCACAGCTCCTCGCGCCCCCGTCGCCGCTCTCTCCTTCACTGTCACAGCTCCTCACGCCCCCGTCGCCGCTCTCTCCTTCACTGTCACAGCTCCTCGTGCCCCCGTCACCGCTCTCTCCTTCACTGTCACCTCTCTCCTTCACTGTCACAGCTCCTCGCGCCCCCGTCGCCGCTCTCTCCTTCACTGTCACAGCTCCTTGCGCCCCCGTCACCGCTCTCTCCTTCACTGTCACAGCTCCTCACGCCCCCGTCACCGCTCTCTccttcactgtcacagcccctcgcGCCCCCGTCACCGCCCTCTCCTTCACTGTCACAGCTCCTCGTGCCCCCGTCACCGCTCTCTCCTTCACTCACAGCTCCTCGTGCCCCCGTCGCCGCTCTCTCCTTCACTGTCACAGCTCCTCGTGCCCCCGTCGCCGCTCTCTCCTTCACTGTCACAGCACCTCGCGCCCCCGTCGCCGCGCTCTCCTTCACTGTCACAGCTCCTCGCCCCCCGTCTCCGCTCTCTCCTTCACTGTCACAGCTCCCCGTGCCCCCGTCGCCGCTCTCTCCTTCACTGTCACAGCTCCTCGTGCCCCCGTCGCCGCGCTCTCCTTCACTGTCACAGCTCCTCGCCCCCCGTCTCCGCTCTCTCCTTCACTGTCACAGCTCCTCGTGCCCCTGTCACCGCTCTCTCCTTCACTGTCACAGCTCCTCGCGCCCCCGTCGCCGCTCTCTCCTTTACTGTCACAGCTCCTCGCGCCCCCGTCGCCGCGCTCTCCTTCACTGTCACAGCTCCTCGCGCCCCCGTCTCCGCTCTCTCCTTCACTGTCACAGCTCCTCGCGCCCCCGTCTCCGCTCTCTCCTTCACTGTCACAGCTCCTCGCGCCCCCGTCTCCGCGCTCTCCTTCACTGTCACAGCTCCTCGCCCCCCGTCTCCGCTCTCTCCTTCACTGTCACAGCTCCCCGTGCCCCCGTCGCCGCTCTCTCCTTCACTGTCACAGCTCCTCGTGCCCCCGTCGCCGCGCTCTCCTTCACTGTCACAGCTCCTCGCCCCCCGTCTCCGCTCTCTCCTTCACTGTCACAGCTCCTCGTGCCCCCGTCGCCGCTCTCTCCTTCACTGTCACAGCTCCTCGTGCCCCCGTTGCCGCGCTCTCCTTCACTGTCACAGCTCCTCGCCCCCCGTCTCCGCTCTCTCCTTCACTGTCACAGCTCCTCGTGCCCCCGTCGCCGCGCTCTCCTTCACTGTCACAGCTCCTCGCCCCCCGTCTCCGCTCTCTCCTTCACTGTCACAGCTCCTCGTGCCCCCGTCGCCGCGCTCTCCTTCACTGTCACAGCTCCTCGCCCCCCGTCTCCGCTCTCTCCTTCACTGTCACAGCTCCTCGTGCCCCCGTCGCCGCGCTCTCCTTCACTGTCACAGCTCCTCGCCCCCCGTCTCCGCTCTCTCCTTCACTGTCACAGCTCCTCGTGCCCCCGTCGCCGCGCTCTCCTTCACTGTCACAGCTCCTCGTGCCCCCGTCGCCGCTCTCTCCTTTACTGTCACAGCTCCTCGCGCCCCCGTCGCCGCTCTCTCCTTCACTCTCACAGCTCCTCGCGCCCCCGTCGCCGCTCCTCATGCCGCCTCTTCTGTCTTCGTTCTCACAGAGCACATTCGCGATGAGATCACCATTCCCGCAGTGTTTACGGGAGCGACAGCCGGGAAGAACCTGTCAGAGAAGTTCACTTATTACAACTAGTAAGTCTTGTCCTAGGAATGTGGGGTCCTTTTGGGCCCCTTGGAGTTGCGGGGTCCTTTCGGGCCCCTTGGCGGGGGCCTCTCCCGCGCTCGGCTAACGCCCCTCTCTCCGCAGTGCTCACGTCTTCCTGCTCCCTGATTATCCCTTCAATCTGGGTTATTACTTCATCCCGTTCATCGTCGTCATCGTTATCATCATCCTCGTCATGTGCACCGTCATGGTGAGTGCTGGGAGCAAGACTGGGACTTGTGGTTCTGCCGAAGGCTCTTTTTTGTGATTGGCTGTTTGTTGCTCCTCCCCTTTTGCTGCAGATTGTGCGCTGCGTGCAGCATCGGAGGAAGCTGAGGAAGAACCGACTGACTAAGGATCAGCTGAAGAAAATCCCAATCCACAAGTTCAAGAAGGGTGAGTGCTGGGGTTATACACGGGGGAGGGGCGCAGTCACCTGATCTGCTCACCCGCTATATCCTGGGTGTGGGGCGGTGGCGGGAGGTGAACGGTCTGCGTCCTCCTTATCGGAGATGAGCGCTGCTCTTTGCACTGTGACCGCCAAGTTTATTACTAAGCCTCGCGTTTAGGCGCAGTTACCAGTGCTGACCACTAGATGGCGCCCCAGGCAAATCCTGGAGTGTGGCTGCGGTCATGTGACCTGGGTGATACCGTTATAATGTCCAGAGCGTTTATAACACCAGTCTGCCTTTATATCCCAGGAGACGAGTACGACGTGTGCGCCATCTGTCTGGAGGAGTACGAGGAGGGCGACAAGCTGCGGGTCCTGCCCTGCTCTCATGGTGAGTGATAAACTGCTGTGCcgcatcctgggagttgtagtgcttgtGCCGGGAGCTGCTGTGCcgcatcctgggagttgtagtgcttgtGCTGGGAGCTGCTGTGCcgcatcctgggagttgtagtgcttgtGCTGGGAGCTGCTGTGCcgcatcctgggagttgtagtgcttgtGCTGGGAGCTGCTGTGCcgcatcctgggagttgtagtgcttgtGCCGGGAGCTGCTGTGCcgcatcctgggagttgtagtgcttgtgccgcatcctgggagttgtagtgcttgtGCCGGGAGCTGCTGTGCcgcatcctgggagttgtagtgcttgtGCCGGGAGCTGCTGTGCcgcatcctgggagttgtagtgcttgtgccgcatcctgggagttgtagtgcttgtgccgcatcctgggagttgtagtgcttgtGCCGGGAGCTGCTGTACcgcatcctgggagttgtagtgcttgtGCCGGGAGCTGCTGTGCcgcatcctgggagttgtagtgcttgtGCCGGGAGCTGCTGTGCcgcatcctgggagttgtagtgcttgtGCTGGGAGCTGCTGTGCcgcatcctgggagttgtagtgcttgtGCCGGGAGCTGCTGTGCcgcatcctgggagttgtagtgcttgtGCCGGGAGCTGCTGTGCcgcatcctgggagttgtagtgcttgtgccgcatcctgggagttgtagtgcttgtgccgcatcctgggagttgtagtgcttgtGCTGGGAGCTGCTGTGCcgcatcctgggagttgtagtgcttgtGCTGGGAGCTGCTGTGCcgcatcctgggagttgtagtgcttgtGCCGGGAGCTGCTGTGCcgcatcctgggagttgtagtgcttgtGCCGGGAGCTGCTGTGCcgcatcctgggagttgtagtgcttgtGCTGGGAGCTGCTGTGCcgcatcctgggagttgtagtgcttgtgccgcatcctgggagttgtagtgcttgtgccgcatcctgggagttgtagtgcttgtgccgcatcctgggagttgtagtgcttgtGTCGGGAGCTGCTGTGCcgcatcctgggagttgtagtgcttgtgccgcatcctgggagttgtagtgcttgtGCTGGGAGCTGCTGTACcgcatcctgggagttgtagtgcttgtgccgcatcctgggagttgtagtgcttgtGCTGGGAGCTGCTGTACcgcatcctgggagttgtagtgcttgtGCTGGAAGCTGCTGTGCcgcatcctgggagttgtagtgcttgtgccgcatcctgggagttgtagtgcttgtGTCGGGAGCTGCTGTGCcgcatcctgggagttgtagtgcttgtgccgcatcctgggagttgtagtgcttgtGTCGGGAGCTGCTGTGCcgcatcctgggagttgtagtgcttgtGCTGGGAGCTGCTGTACcgcatcctgggagttgtagtgcttgtGCCGGGAGCTGCTGTGCcgcatcctgggagttgtagtgcttgtGCCGGGAGCTGCTGTGCcgcatcctgggagttgtagtgcttgtgccgcatcctgggagttgtagtgcttgtgccgcatcctgggagttgtagtgcttgtGCCGGGAGCTGCTGTGCcgcatcctgggagttgtagtgcttgtgccgcatcctgggagttgtagtgcttgtgccgcatcctgggagttgtagtgcttgtGCTGGGAGCTGCTGTGCcgcatcctgggagttgtagtgcttgtGCCGGGAGCTGCTGTGCcgcatcctgggagttgtagtgcttgcTGCAGCGCTTGTTGGTAACTCTACACCTCCCAGAATGCATCGTAGCAGGGTGTCTGGGCACTGGCT contains:
- the RNF167 gene encoding E3 ubiquitin-protein ligase RNF167 isoform X1 gives rise to the protein MEKRPLRLLGSLLFLLCCAGASEGNIYAVRQYSDKNRTELEEFPDLPAQFGFPLPLDGLRGYIIHAVPENACTPITPPPLRDNRTIFIALIRRFECNFDVKVLHAQRSGYDAAIVYNVDSDALLNMAWNDEHIRDEITIPAVFTGATAGKNLSEKFTYYNYAHVFLLPDYPFNLGYYFIPFIVVIVIIILVMCTVMIVRCVQHRRKLRKNRLTKDQLKKIPIHKFKKGDEYDVCAICLEEYEEGDKLRVLPCSHAYHCACIDPWLTKTKRSCPICKCRVLRSEDDSDSDDGGREAADGERGGGEESDNERTPLLRPSPTFGSLEESPSPMTQGLEQGATTAAVVV
- the RNF167 gene encoding E3 ubiquitin-protein ligase RNF167 isoform X2, with the translated sequence MEKRPLRLLGSLLFLLCCAGASEGNIYAYSDKNRTELEEFPDLPAQFGFPLPLDGLRGYIIHAVPENACTPITPPPLRDNRTIFIALIRRFECNFDVKVLHAQRSGYDAAIVYNVDSDALLNMAWNDEHIRDEITIPAVFTGATAGKNLSEKFTYYNYAHVFLLPDYPFNLGYYFIPFIVVIVIIILVMCTVMIVRCVQHRRKLRKNRLTKDQLKKIPIHKFKKGDEYDVCAICLEEYEEGDKLRVLPCSHAYHCACIDPWLTKTKRSCPICKCRVLRSEDDSDSDDGGREAADGERGGGEESDNERTPLLRPSPTFGSLEESPSPMTQGLEQGATTAAVVV